The genomic stretch ACCAAAATGTCCAAAATTTCGGTCAATATTTCCGAGACGATGAACTATGCTTGATGGTTAGCAATTAGTATTTAAATCGATTGATTCAGAGGGAAATTCGGTAGAGAGTAAGGATTAGATCAAATGTGGGATGGAGGGATATGATAGATAGTTATCTATCTGGATTGTAAATTTTTATGCCTTTAACTTATGAAGAGCACCAAAAGAATCTTCTGCAGAATTTTTCTtaccttgttttctttttgaaGGTTTCTACACCATCTACTGGAAGTACCCGGAATGGTCCATCTCAGAGTCCTTATAGGCATGATAGGGATGGTCGTCGTAGTGACAAAAGAGACTCTAGGAATGACTCTTGGAGTGAGAGCAGGAGGCTGCCGAATAGACATGGTGATTATAGTAGAGACAACTATCGTGGAAGGGAAACACCTAGTCGACATGAATATGAACAGAAGTATGAAAGAGAATATGGAAGAAAACGAAGTAAATACAGTAATTCTTCTAGGAGGACACCTGGTACATAAATCTTTCTATTTCTAATGTGTTAAATATTAGATATTTTTACTTAATTTACCGATTTTATGGCGTATCAATATATCTCCTAAATCAATGTGATTTTAGATTATGGttgtaataatgagaaaataataTGCAGGCAGATCTGATTGGGATGATGGAAGATGGGAATGGGAAGATACCCCACACCGAGATAGTCGTTCTTGGACTGATAGGCAACATCGACCTTCACCATCCCCAATGCTTGTTGGAACATCACCGGATGCACGACTGGTGTCCCCCTGGTTGGGTGGTCATACACCTCATTCTTCGGGTATGTTGTAGAAAAAATAACATCCAACCCTGATTTGATATGTTaggactatatatatatatatatatatatatttggctaAATGTTGGAATAGTCAACAAAGTTCCACTTGTACATGTGAAAACTGCAGGGCCTGCTGCTTCACCTTGGGATTATGTATCTCCTTCTCCTGTCCCAATACGTGCTTCTGGATCATCAGCTCGGTCATCAAATTCTTATCCTGGTGGAAGGAGTTCACGACCGATTTATGAGGTAATTTATGCATGagcttttttatcttttgtttttccAGTTCTTTTGTTTAAAATTAAACTCCTTTGGTAGCGTAGTTACCACTGGTTGTAGCAGAACATGCATGGCCGTGTACCTGTACGGTTTATGGTCCACTAGTATTCCTGCATTTAAAACtaagtttctgttttttttttcaaagatatTCTTTCTTGTAGATATTttcctcttatttattttttaaagaattttccTGTTGTCTCAATTGTATTAGTTTTATGTTTTCAGGATGGAGAAGCTGATAAAAGTCCTTCAGCCAAAGAACAAAGCAATGAGATTACTGAAAAAATGCATTTAGAGATGGAATACAATTCTGACCGTGCATGGTAATAGTTAAATCTGACATTGTATTCTTAGTAAGCCTCTGTTAAATAGGAACTTCGTTGTGTTCACTTAGCTATCTTAAGCATGTAATTTACGAATTGTAAAGCTTCTCTAGGAATATTAAAACTAAATTAATGCGGTTAAATGGTTTTCCTGTTGAAGCCAAAACTCAAATGTTCAATCTACTTTTGCATATTAGTTTCTTTGTATCATATTCTACTTTGCAATTGACATCGTCATGGTTGAGGTTATCAATTGTATCATCAACAACAGTAATAAGttatttaattgattttgtTATATGATCCTCATTTGAGCTGCAAAATATACTGCTCCTGGCTGCTATGTCATTGTTCTGTAACTctttatgattattttttttgtaggtaTGACAGAGAAGAAGGTAACACAATGTTTGATAGTGATACCTCATCATTTTACCTTGGGGACGATGCTTCTTTCCAAAAGAAAGAGGCTGAGTTGGCTAAGAGACTGGTATGTGTAAATCATTTAATGagttttgtttctctctctatttttttcctctctgttctttgttttccttttgtttgtgTATGTGTGATGCAGTTCTATCCTGTGTATGAGTAGGTTTGTTGAAGACAGAATCACTGCCTGTCACTGCTTTTTCCCCCCTGCCTTGCCCCCCCAAAAATCTTTATTAATGACCTATGGTGCCTTGATATTTGGAGTTAGGAAACTGATTAATTACTATGTCAAAATTTATCCACTCAATGTCCGGCTAAGATGTTACTTGATGGAAATGCTACATCTTGAGAGCGACCTCATTTAACCTTAGATGTCCTAACTGATTGCAAATGGTTAGTAGATGATGTGGAAAAtgaggattttttatttgatattagAATAACCAGTGGTGAAATCTTCTGTTTCTGTGATATTATTGGAACTCTGGTTAGTTTTTAGGCAGAGTAGCCTTTTGTACTATTTATAATTTACTGTTTAATACTTCTGATTGTTGTAATTTGTCCATGTATTATGATGTtggttcttctctttctctctcatacaTATTTTGTATCTCTGGTCCCAGGTTCGGAAGGATGGAACACGAATGACACTTGCACAGAGCAAAAAGTTGTCACAATTGGCTGCAGATAATGTTCAATGGGAAGACCGCCAACTTTTGAGATCTGGGGCAGTTCGGGGTACTGAGGTGCAAACAGAATtcgaggatgaggatgagcgcAAGGTTATTCTTCTTGTCCATGGTATGTTGTCTTTGTGATTTCCCTTATTCAGTGATCGGCAGAAATAACTGATTTCTTGTGCTTGTATATAGCTATTTTTTGAATAAGTGAAAACTACTGAAAGAAGGGTCTGATgattctaaattaaaaaaaaaaaaaaaaaaaaaaggaaaaagggaaaaaagtggTGTTACAATAGATAACCTGGTACTCAGCAGTAACCTAGAGCTTggagatgagagaaagaagagaagagagatgatgaaagaagaagaagagagaatttcCAGGATTACGATAGATTCTGAATAGTTTGTCTACGTGGGAAGTACTTTATTTATAATCCAGAAATATGAGGTGTAATCTAAGTAGGAATCTAACTTAGAATACTACTCTAATTCCAATGAACAaagaaaggaaagtaaatacTAGGAAACAAACAAGATATATCACAATAGGGACTCCCCCTATTGTGATCATTGACATGAACTCCTATCTGCCAGCAGTACCACAAGGATGAAGACAAAACTGCACCTGCGGTATGTGCAGAACTTTGACATGTGGGATGGCTTGAAGGAACCAATTTATAATGGACAAGGTTCAAGAAGAAGCCCAATACCCAAAGCAGGGTCCTTTAATTACAAAGCTCATGATGTTCTGTCTACTCcacacaaaatgacaaaataaatagTAAGGTTGGCCTTTTCCCTTAGTGAAACCATATAAGTAGTTTCCAAGGGTTTAAAGGTTTGTGTCTGACCCCAGAACAACAAGCACTTTCTAGAATTGTTTCTTCAGCTAGTGGACACAACAAACCTACCTGATCTGCTTATGAAACAACAATTGTGAGAGTTGGATCAAGCGCAAGTGACACCATTTGATGGAAAATCCATCAGATGGTTCTTGTTAACGAATTTGGATAGGGCTTTCATGATCTTATTTCTCAAACCCACGTTCTCTTTTCATGAGGAAATTTGATTGGATGGAAGTCCCTCCTATACTCCATGGTGCCACCAAGTGTTCGTGACTTCAAATTTCTCCTGAAATTAGATGGTTCCTTCTTGTACCATGAGGTCCATGACTTCGGTGGCCACAATATCAAAAGTCTATCTTGATTCAATCTGCATTAGCTGAAAATCCCCCTAGAACAATGATAAGATCAAGATTTATCTCCATCCAACAACTTCCAAATTATGCTGCTTTCCTCCTTTGCAAGGTGAACTATTGGGGGAATAATGAATCTGCATTTCAAGCTTGGGACACCATGTTGTTCTTAACTCTATTGCGGAGGCTCCTCATCTTCTCATCAATATGACTACATATTAGTTTTATTCTGTGTTACTGATTTGCAGAATCTTATGACATTTGTGTTGCTGAACCCTTGACCtgaaccccctccccccaatttTTATCCCTCTTGCAGATACAAAACCTCCATTCTTGGATGGGAGGGTTGTTTTTACAAAGCAAGCGGATCCCATAATGCCCTTGAAAGATCCTACATCCGATATGGCTATAATATCACGCAAAGGATCAGCCTTGGTTCGGGAAATTCGTGAGAAACAGAGTTCGAATAAGTCACGTCAGCGGTTTTGGGAGCTTGCAGGATCAAAACTTGGTGATATACTGGGTGTGGAAAAAACAGCAGAGCAGGTATATAAAATTAGGAATTTATCTAATATTTGAAATTTACAATTCAGAATTTGAGACCTCTTGATTCCAGTATCTGAagtttttcatttaattttttaatatcagattgatgcagatacggctgtaGTAGGGGAGGAAGGAGAAGTTGACTTTAAGGAGGAAGCAAAATTTGCACAACACatgaaagagaagggagaagcAGTGAGTGATTTTGCAAAGTCAAAGACCTTAGCACAACAGCGACAATATTTGCCAATATATTCTGTACGAGAGGAGTTACTGCAGGTGGGTAATTGCTCTGTTTTGGGCATTGTTTAGTTTTCTATCGGATTATTACGCTTTAACTTGTAAAGCCTAGTGACATGCATGCTAGGTGATACTGACATCCCATATGGATGGTTTGCGTGCAAGCTTCGTATGGATCCACCATATGTTTTTCTTCTGAAGGGGCTAGTAGCTCCTGCAAAATCAAGCTGATTTTTAGCCAGCTTGGGACATGCCATTTTTTTGGATGGTCGCTAGTCATACACTGATACCATCTAAAGGACATGCACActgatgtagatcgagctgtCAAAAAGTGAGTTCAATGCTGGCCCAATTCTGGTTCAGATCTGGGTCAGTTTCGTACATCGAACAAGCcttatttttttccaattggATCAGCCAACCTGCTGTTACTGttcactgttcacgtgaacagcaCCTTGGGGTCCAATATTGACAGCTGGTTTGGGAAAAATGTTGCCAGCACTTGTTAGGATattaaatattagtttctatttttatttatttgttttattttcaagcaaGCTTTGTAACTTAggaagatttgtttccttttttagttagtttctattttcttattgagCAAGTTAGTTAgtctagttagtttcctattttgttgctCAAAGAAGTTTCTTGTTTGTAACTTAGgttaatttcctttttatcattagttgttagtttctaatttactcctacttggttagcaagttagaagttaaattagaaggtttttattttcagcattagtttccttttctattatgtcaaagcccatcaattataatgagaaGACATATTTGAGTTAAACAACCAAAGATAGCtatgctgttgtgctgtgggatgcagttgggtgagatgcccattccctAACTCTTCTTCCACCCTTCGCAACCCTCCATTaaattctgttttcttttatttctttattctttctgAGTGCTAAATATCTGTCCAGTACCAGCTTGAAGACCACCTgcaaggttgtttcattattactgTTGCTGTATCCTGAGTTTCTGGGCAGCAGTGTTACTGCTATAAGTTCCTGATTATTGAGCTATTCAACCTCATCTTTTGAAGGCTTCATTGCATTCGTACCAGGGTCCGTCAACTCAATTTGAAGACCACCCAAGGCCTGTTGCTGCTGCTACAGTAGGATATCCattaagtttcctttttcattcctTGAGCATAAATTTCCAACCAGCCATTAGTTGAGGCTCATCTTTTGAGTACTTGTTGACCCATAtaggaccttcatctactccaagtttcagctccatcGAAGCTACGGTTTGTGAGATCTCATATTTCTCCCTATTCAGTCAGTTTTTTCAGATCCTgcttgggattaggatcactcgtgattctagttctacattacacACTTTCATTGTGCCTCATCTAAGGAACAACCtagtctgggaggggcaaattcTAGTGTTGTGGTCTGTTGTTTGGAGCTTTAGTGTCAGTCTTGATTTTGACGAACTTCTAAAACAAACTatatttttgcattatttgGGGTTGCAGTTTCAGCCTATGAATTGGGTTATGTTCTGTCCACTCGTACTAgaaacttaaactttaagtttttattagttcaGAAAATTAGTTTTTGTGCTCTCTTAAGTATTTTCCTTTGTATTTTATTGGAGATTGTTTAAGGTTTTTCTTGTCTATTTATTTGCTATGCTAAGAGTGTTCATTCTTGAGTAAATGATAGGAACCACATATCTGCTCTTTTTAATGGAATATTCTATGTCAATTGTTAACCTTATTAACCTTTTACCATTTGTTTATATCATTCTTCTGAGCCGATTTTGTTCGATCATGAATCAGGTTATTCGTGAAAATCAAATAATTGTTGTAGTTGGGGAAACTGGTTCAGGAAAGACAACTCAACTTACACAGGTTTGTTCATACTTCCATGTATTGTTCATGACATGTATGATTTTTATAGCTATAAAAGTCAAAGAATAGTTGTTTTAATTCTTTTGCTTTTTGCTGACATCTAGAAAATTTTGGCAGTATCTGCATGAAGATGGATACACTACAAATGGTATTGTTGGTTGCACTCAACCAAGACGTGTGGCAGCTATGAGTGTTGCTAAGCGAGTTAGTGAAGAGATGAAAACTGAGCTAGGTGATAAGGTTGGTTATGCCATCAGGTTTGAGGATGTGACTGGGGCAAACACCATAATAAAGGTAACGACGTGTTGGCATGCCATTTTTCAATCTTCTTTCCCGCTGCCCAACTTTATTCTTCCCGTCgcgaaaataaaattttttctcCCCTGATTTTTGTCTATTTAATGGCTCAACTCGTTGACCATCTAAACACATCAGGAAGTTCCTGAACATCGATATGATTAAGCATTGGGTTGTGAGTGTTGAAGGTCCCCATGGCTATTGCTATATCTCCCAATTCTCGAGGGAAATGGTTTACATATTGTGGATGCAGTAAAGCTGATTTTTCTAtacgggttttttttttatgatgcacAAGGAATTATTTATTGGCACTAGTTCTGGACATTGTAGACACAAGATTGATGTGATTGCACTTTGATGCATAGTTGCCATGgcgtctaggtgacccaaggtgttggagggggcctggacgCAAGAGGGCACCCTGTGGGTGCCGGCCTAGGAGACCATAGTTGTGAAGGTGTCTGGACACCGAGGTGGCCCtccctaggcgacgccttgacaaatGACAACATGCTTTGATGCCTTTTCTATGACAACAGGAATTTCTGAGCACTTTAACCTATGCTTGCTCATGTTAGTTGATTATGAGCACTAATCTATGTTTCCCCTTGTTATTTGATTGATTTAATTTTTGGATTATCAACCAAATCTCTACATCTTTCATTTTGACAGTACATGACTGATGGAGTGCTCCTACGTGAGACGCTGAAAGATTCAGATCTAGAAAAATATCGGTATGATTATTGCTTGGCTTGTTtttgtaaaactgaaaattggtTCTTTTTTTACGTTCTTTTAACTTGCTATTAGcaatacttaattttttttaaagcaatCAATCATTTATTGACATACAaggttttattattttagtGTGATTGTTATGGATGAAGCTCATGAGAGATCACTGAGCACTGATGTACTCTTCGGGATACTGAAGAGAGTTGTTGCACAACGTCGTGACTTCAAGCTCATTGTCACATCTGCGACCCTAAATGCACAGAAGTTCTCCAACTTCTTTGGAAGGTAAGACTTCTCTTTTTGTGCTATCAAAAGTCTCTCCTACTTTTCTTCGACATCCTAAtgttttctctaatttttgcAGTGTACCAATATTCAACATTCCTGGAAGGACTTTTCCTGTAAATATTCTGTACAGTAAGACCCCGTGTGAAGACTATGTTGAAGCTGCAGTGAAGCAGGCCATGGCTATCCACATTACCAGCCCTCCGGGTGACATTCTAATATTCATGACTGGCCAAGATGAGATTGAAACAACCTGCTATGCACTTGCAGAGCGCATGGAACAGCTTGTATCTTCCACTAAGAAGGGAGTTCCCCAACTCTTAATACTCCCCATATACTCGCAGTTGCCAGCTGACTTGCAAGCCAAGATCTTTCAGAAAGCTGAAGATGGGGCTCGCAAATGCATTGTTGCGACCAACATTGCAGAAACTTCGTTGACTGTGGATGGTATCTTTTATGTCATTGATACAGGCTATGGTAAAATGAAAGTGTACAATCCTAGGATGGGTATGGATGCTCTTCAAGTGTTTCCAGTTAGTCGAGCTGCTGCCGATCAGCGTGCTGGTCGTGCAGGGAGGACAGGACCAGGTACATGTTATAGGCTATATACGGATAGTGCTTACCAGAATGAGATGCTGCCTAACCCTGTGCCTGAGATCCAAAGAACTAATCTTGGCAATGTGGTTCTATTGCTCAAGTCCCTTAAGATTGAAAACCTATTGGACTTTGATTTCATGGACCCACCTCCACAGGATAACATCCTTAATTCCATGTATCAGTTGTGGGTTTTAGGTGCATTGAACAATGTTGGGAGCTTGACAGATCTTGGCTGGAAGATGGTTGAATTCCCTTTGGATCCACCACTTGCTAAGATGCTCCTTATGGGAGAGCAACTAGCATGTTTGAATGAGGTTCTGACCGTTGTGTCCATGTTATCGGTGCCATCAGTGTTCTTCCGGCCAAAAGATAGGGCAGAGGAGAGTGATGCAGCAAGGGAGAAATTTTTTGTGCCAGAATCAGATCACTTGACGCTCCTCAATATATATCAGCAGTGGAAGGCCAACCAGTACAGGGGAGACTGGTGCAATGATCACTTCTTGCAAGTTAAAGGGCTGAGGAAGGCTAGGGAGGTGAGATCACAGTTGCTGGATATACTCAAGGCCCTTAAAATCCCACTCACATCTTGCGGGCCTGATTGGGATGTTGTAAGGAAAGCCATCTGTTCTGCTTATTTTCATAATGCTGCGCGGTTGAAAGGGGTAGGGGAGTATGTTAATTGCAGGAATGGAATGCCATGCCATCTCCACCCTAGTAGTGCTCTCTATGGTCTTGGCTATACTCCAGATTATGTAGTGTATCATGAGTTAATATTGACGACTAAGGAGTACATGCAGTGTGCAACTGCAGTGGAGCCCCAGTGGTTGGCAGAGCTAGGCCCCATGTTTTTCTCAGTGAAAGATTCAGATACATCGATGCTTGAACATaagaaaaaacagaaggaagagaaaactgcaatggaggaggagatggagaatTTGAGGAAGAGTCAagcagaggaagagagggagaacaaGAAgcgagagaaggagaagagggtgAGCCAACAGCAGCAGGTGTCCATGCCAGGAATACGACAGGGCACATCCACATATCTCCGGCCTAAGAAGATTGGCTTGTAATTGTACATATGTTTACCCAATTTTCTTCTAATTCATTTGTACCCTTCAAAAATAAAGCATTGGGAGTTAGCGGCGTAAAGATGATGTATTTTATTTAGATATATGTCAACACCGATGGAGATATGTAGTTCCCTCTGTTTTAACTCTGTATCCTTGAGAAACTAACAGAGCTTTCAGTTTAAAGTTCACAGAACCTATTGAAAGTTAATTTAAAAATACAGTTGTCCTAtgtattctctttctttctagaCGATGCTGcttcatcttctctttattggctaaagagagagaatggtatTCCATGTACAATGATCGTGAATGTAGTGCAGTTCGCTTGAAGCAAATTCATTTTAAGAGATTGTCTTCTCATGGGCAGTCTTTTGCTCAGATTTCTAGAATGTCATGGTCCAACTTGAAGTCGTATCTGGCTTTTCTGCTGAACTCTCTGCCAGCCTAgacagaggaaaaaaaaaaaaaaaaaactatttagtAAG from Macadamia integrifolia cultivar HAES 741 chromosome 11, SCU_Mint_v3, whole genome shotgun sequence encodes the following:
- the LOC122093672 gene encoding pre-mRNA-splicing factor ATP-dependent RNA helicase DEAH7, translated to MSGGEGGPINLDQTTVTLEPDNISSGGLQVPGKDRVVFRPPERKSLLGLDVLADAKRGSKGDGVFKVPREKSISVVASIDEDETAASSGLDEVGGSVSNSGRSHASRRYRETATDENSHSESNLTREGQGTDTTGTHHSYERRHSEVSTPSTGSTRNGPSQSPYRHDRDGRRSDKRDSRNDSWSESRRLPNRHGDYSRDNYRGRETPSRHEYEQKYEREYGRKRSKYSNSSRRTPGRSDWDDGRWEWEDTPHRDSRSWTDRQHRPSPSPMLVGTSPDARLVSPWLGGHTPHSSGPAASPWDYVSPSPVPIRASGSSARSSNSYPGGRSSRPIYEDGEADKSPSAKEQSNEITEKMHLEMEYNSDRAWYDREEGNTMFDSDTSSFYLGDDASFQKKEAELAKRLVRKDGTRMTLAQSKKLSQLAADNVQWEDRQLLRSGAVRGTEVQTEFEDEDERKVILLVHDTKPPFLDGRVVFTKQADPIMPLKDPTSDMAIISRKGSALVREIREKQSSNKSRQRFWELAGSKLGDILGVEKTAEQIDADTAVVGEEGEVDFKEEAKFAQHMKEKGEAVSDFAKSKTLAQQRQYLPIYSVREELLQVIRENQIIVVVGETGSGKTTQLTQYLHEDGYTTNGIVGCTQPRRVAAMSVAKRVSEEMKTELGDKVGYAIRFEDVTGANTIIKYMTDGVLLRETLKDSDLEKYRVIVMDEAHERSLSTDVLFGILKRVVAQRRDFKLIVTSATLNAQKFSNFFGSVPIFNIPGRTFPVNILYSKTPCEDYVEAAVKQAMAIHITSPPGDILIFMTGQDEIETTCYALAERMEQLVSSTKKGVPQLLILPIYSQLPADLQAKIFQKAEDGARKCIVATNIAETSLTVDGIFYVIDTGYGKMKVYNPRMGMDALQVFPVSRAAADQRAGRAGRTGPGTCYRLYTDSAYQNEMLPNPVPEIQRTNLGNVVLLLKSLKIENLLDFDFMDPPPQDNILNSMYQLWVLGALNNVGSLTDLGWKMVEFPLDPPLAKMLLMGEQLACLNEVLTVVSMLSVPSVFFRPKDRAEESDAAREKFFVPESDHLTLLNIYQQWKANQYRGDWCNDHFLQVKGLRKAREVRSQLLDILKALKIPLTSCGPDWDVVRKAICSAYFHNAARLKGVGEYVNCRNGMPCHLHPSSALYGLGYTPDYVVYHELILTTKEYMQCATAVEPQWLAELGPMFFSVKDSDTSMLEHKKKQKEEKTAMEEEMENLRKSQAEEERENKKREKEKRVSQQQQVSMPGIRQGTSTYLRPKKIGL